A genome region from Hevea brasiliensis isolate MT/VB/25A 57/8 chromosome 7, ASM3005281v1, whole genome shotgun sequence includes the following:
- the LOC110641651 gene encoding cell wall / vacuolar inhibitor of fructosidase 2, with protein MGASAIFLFLLLSSLAFRQQIFHQPLIFVKGDMDLIQKTCKNTKYYDLCVSSLKSNATSSKADTKGLALIMIGIGIANATATSSYLSSQLPSSANDTILKKVLKECADKYSYAGDALQASVQDLAVESYDYAYMHIMAAADYPNGCHNAFKRYPELAYPPEIARREKGLKQICDVVLGIVDLLGW; from the coding sequence ATGGGGGCCTCTGCCATTTTCTTGTTCCTTCTTCTCTCCTCCCTAGCATTCCGTCAACAGATTTTTCACCAACCACTGATTTTTGTTAAAGGGGACATGGATTTGATCCAAAAAACATGCAAAAACACCAAATACTATGACCTTTGTGTTTCATCTCTCAAATCCAATGCCACAAGTTCAAAAGCAGACACCAAAGGGCTAGCACTAATCATGATTGGTATTGGAATAGCTAATGCCACAGCTACATCTTCTTATTTGTCTTCTCAATTGCCTAGTAGTGCAAACGACACAATCTTGAAGAAGGTGCTCAAAGAGTGTGCCGATAAGTATAGCTATGCAGGTGATGCTCTTCAAGCTTCTGTTCAAGACTTAGCCGTGGAATCTTATGACTATGCTTATATGCACATTATGGCCGCTGCCGATTATCCAAATGGTTGCCATAATGCATTTAAAAGGTACCCAGAATTGGCTTATCCGCCGGAGATTGCACGTAGAGAGAAAGGTTTGAAGCAAATTTGCGATGTCGTTTTGGGAATTGTTGATCTTCTTGGTTGGTGA